In Meleagris gallopavo isolate NT-WF06-2002-E0010 breed Aviagen turkey brand Nicholas breeding stock chromosome 2, Turkey_5.1, whole genome shotgun sequence, the following are encoded in one genomic region:
- the IRAK1BP1 gene encoding interleukin-1 receptor-associated kinase 1-binding protein 1, translating into TYGNGEENMTVTEDFSRVEDTYQMEAEVCIIFTDFGKMQNVCNLLIEKLGTSVTISPPHFYHTPEAIDTLRRRVCVSAVGNTRQKAQEVCRLFGQSLGKPLLIKEEETKEWGGHIDSHLSNTPDSLTLQERIQNATAYASCRVFAVFEIKGKENRRNKLL; encoded by the exons ACATACGGCAACGGG gaagaaaatatgacTGTAACAGAGGATTTTAGCAGAGTAGAGGACACTTACCAGATGGAAGCAGAG GTCTGTATTATATTCACTGATTTTGGAAAAATGCAGAATGTTTGCAATCTACTTATTGAAAAGTTAGGAACTTCTGTTACCATCAGCCCGCCTCATTTCTACCACACGCCAGAAGCCATAGACACCCTTCG CCGTAGAGTATGTGTCTCTGCTGTTGGAAACACACGGCAGAAAGCTCAAGAAGTGTGTCGGCTGTTTGGCCAGTCATTGGGAAAGCCTTTAttaataaaagaagaagaaacaaaagaatggGGAGGCCACATAGACAGTCACCTATCTAACACCCCAGACTCACTGACGCTGCAGGAAAGAATCCAGAATGCTACCGCTTATGCATCTTGTAGAGTGTTTGCTGTGTTTGAgataaagggaaaagaaaacagaagaaacaagttGCTCTAA